A window from Helicobacter pylori NQ4053 encodes these proteins:
- a CDS encoding epoxyqueuosine reductase QueH has product MLIHICCSVDNLYFLKKAKEAFAGEKIVGFFYNPNIHPYSEYLLRLEDVKRTCEMLEIELLEGDYELEKFLDKAKGKELLGEKSERCFECFDLRLETSALKAFELGEEKFTTTLLTSPKKDPNQLIAKGQHIAQRHNLEFVVFRNDNFEHFKSELDLNLQALARENELYRQNYCGCQFALKIQKESQNRSPFELYSPLKRQILPASIEERTQVFRTLEATKKDANKPFLAQKTIATYRLLNGGVWLSKNSNPLNCCILARSKSKAKVRINDLRWVFSQRLSALVGYSQRDETLFLTLEGLNTLMAKNYDNLKELNLNPLNYEEELSLRALVSGSESINPIIVLEECIEKTLFVEIKSIFQEEKVFYLL; this is encoded by the coding sequence GCTAAAGAGGCTTTTGCGGGTGAAAAAATTGTAGGGTTTTTTTATAACCCCAATATCCACCCTTATAGCGAATACTTGTTGCGTTTAGAGGATGTGAAACGCACTTGCGAGATGCTAGAAATTGAATTGCTTGAGGGCGATTATGAATTAGAAAAATTTTTAGACAAAGCTAAGGGTAAGGAATTGTTAGGGGAAAAAAGCGAGCGCTGTTTTGAATGCTTTGACTTGCGATTAGAAACGAGCGCGTTAAAAGCCTTTGAATTAGGGGAAGAAAAATTCACTACCACCTTACTCACAAGTCCTAAAAAAGACCCTAACCAGCTCATCGCTAAGGGACAACACATCGCGCAAAGGCACAATTTGGAATTTGTTGTGTTTAGAAACGATAATTTTGAACATTTTAAGAGCGAGTTGGATTTAAACTTGCAAGCTTTGGCGAGAGAAAACGAGCTTTATCGGCAAAATTATTGCGGTTGCCAATTCGCTTTAAAAATCCAAAAAGAATCCCAAAACAGAAGCCCCTTTGAGCTTTATTCGCCTTTAAAACGCCAGATTTTACCCGCAAGTATTGAAGAAAGAACGCAAGTTTTTAGAACATTAGAAGCAACTAAAAAGGACGCTAATAAGCCTTTTTTAGCCCAAAAAACGATTGCAACTTACCGCTTATTGAATGGGGGCGTGTGGCTTTCTAAAAATTCAAACCCCTTGAATTGCTGCATTCTAGCGCGCTCTAAAAGTAAGGCTAAAGTTAGGATCAACGATTTAAGGTGGGTTTTTTCTCAGCGTTTGAGCGCTCTAGTGGGTTATAGCCAAAGAGATGAAACCTTGTTTTTAACTTTAGAAGGCCTTAATACTCTTATGGCGAAAAACTACGATAATTTAAAAGAGTTAAACCTTAACCCCTTAAATTATGAAGAAGAGTTGTCTTTAAGGGCGTTAGTGAGCGGGAGCGAGAGTATTAACCCTATTATCGTGCTAGAAGAATGCATAGAAAAAACCCTTTTTGTAGAAATTAAAAGCATTTTTCAAGAAGAAAAGGTGTTTTATTTGCTCTAA